Proteins encoded within one genomic window of Gloeobacter kilaueensis JS1:
- a CDS encoding glycosyltransferase gives MKVALVHDYLKEFGGAERVLEVLHRLWPEAPVFTAFFDRQALGPAAERFADWDIRTSFAQRLPAIGRRHHTLRFLIPYFWESLDLSGFDLVISSSSGYLSKSVLTRPETLHICYCHTPPRYLWGYAQPAAASWYRRAYELWVNTGLRQYDFAASQRVDRFVANSHAVARRIAKFYGKSAQVIPPPVRVHGGGRAGDEYYLYVGRLSRPKQVDLAIRACEQLNRPLWIVGSGQEEARLRALAGPGVRFLGNLPDERMAEIYAGAKALLFPCAHEDFGIVPVEAMGHGVPVIALDQGGVRESVVEGRTGLFFAEASPASLCAAIERFEAHHFSARACIERAGQFSEAVFSRRFEQLVESEFNVSRLPASPLPL, from the coding sequence GTGAAAGTCGCCCTCGTCCACGACTACCTCAAAGAGTTCGGCGGGGCCGAGCGGGTGCTGGAGGTGCTTCATCGCCTCTGGCCAGAAGCGCCGGTCTTTACGGCCTTTTTTGATCGCCAGGCTCTCGGCCCCGCTGCGGAGCGCTTCGCAGACTGGGACATCCGCACCAGTTTTGCCCAGCGGTTGCCTGCCATCGGTCGTCGCCACCACACCCTGCGCTTTTTGATCCCGTACTTTTGGGAAAGCCTGGATCTGAGCGGCTTCGATCTGGTGATTTCTTCTTCGAGCGGCTATCTGAGCAAGTCGGTGCTCACCCGTCCCGAGACGCTGCACATCTGCTACTGCCACACGCCGCCCCGTTACCTCTGGGGCTACGCCCAGCCTGCAGCGGCAAGCTGGTACCGCCGCGCCTACGAGCTGTGGGTGAATACCGGGCTCCGGCAATACGACTTTGCCGCCTCCCAGCGCGTCGATCGCTTCGTCGCCAACTCGCACGCGGTTGCCCGGCGGATTGCCAAGTTCTACGGCAAGTCCGCCCAGGTGATCCCGCCGCCGGTGCGCGTCCACGGCGGAGGCCGGGCCGGAGATGAATATTACCTCTACGTTGGGCGGCTCAGCCGTCCCAAGCAGGTCGATCTGGCGATCCGCGCCTGCGAGCAATTGAACCGGCCCCTCTGGATCGTCGGCAGCGGCCAGGAAGAAGCCCGACTGCGGGCGCTGGCCGGTCCTGGTGTCCGTTTTTTAGGCAACCTTCCCGACGAGCGGATGGCAGAAATCTATGCCGGGGCGAAGGCGCTGCTTTTTCCCTGCGCCCACGAGGACTTTGGCATCGTACCAGTCGAGGCGATGGGCCACGGTGTCCCGGTGATTGCCCTCGATCAAGGCGGTGTGCGCGAGAGCGTCGTCGAAGGCCGCACGGGGCTCTTTTTTGCTGAAGCGAGTCCGGCATCACTTTGCGCAGCGATCGAACGGTTCGAGGCGCACCACTTCAGCGCCCGCGCCTGCATCGAGCGCGCCGGTCAGTTTTCTGAGGCGGTCTTCAGCCGCCGGTTCGAGCAACTTGTCGAGAGCGAGTTCAACGTCAGCCGCCTTCCAGCTAGTCCACTGCCGCTTTGA
- a CDS encoding N,N-dimethylformamidase beta subunit family domain-containing protein, with protein sequence MFFPILTVPFLALQRLLRPLISLGLAAALLAVYLVPPSFAQTSGNQSVFTTQTPASPNVTDSTSYELGMKFVSAKAGQITAIRYWKASSDTTTTHTGKIWAANGTTPLASVNFTGETASGWQQQTLATPLAIQANTTYIVSVNTSGYFAFTKSGLATAITNGDVSSVADGANGLYGPAGSRPTSSYSSSNYFRDIVFVATTGGTSGASTITKTAGDSQTGTVGTALSTPLTAQLKDGSGNPLVGTSVSFAVTAGGGSLSSTTVSTNSSGNASSVLTLGTTAGSNTVTATAGSIGSVTFSATGNPAAANKLALTPASTTTTANAAVSYQAKVQDQYGNTVTTATASVTFSASGVTGSFSPSATVNASAGIASVTFTPSGAGTATLSASATGLTGASATLTVNSAPSGTNQSVFTTQTPASPNVTDNTSYELGMKFVSAKAGQITAIRYWKASSDTTTTHTGKIWSASGTLLASVNFTGETASGWQQQTLATPLSIQASTTYVVSVNTSNYFAFTNGALASAVVNGDLSSVADGANGVYGSAGNFPTSSYQNSNYFRDIVFVAGSSGGSSGSSTIAKTAGDSQTGTVGTALSTPLTVQLKDGSGNPLVGTSVSFAITAGGGSLSSTTMSTNSSGNASSTLTLGTTAGSNTVTATASGIGSVTFSATGNPATASKLTLSPTSATSGPNTGVSYQAKVQDQYGNTVTTATTSVSFSASGVTGSFSPSAAVNASAGIASVTFTTGSSSGSGTITATASGLTSASGTLTVSTGNPIYLENLKPGTTNWQIPSGSKSGGEIAGFAGALSVNKGEALPLMVSFDVYGSGGSPSQILGQYTVEVYRLGYYGGTGGRLMTTLGPINGYRQADCLIGDQATRLVECKWLQNATIQTGSDWTTGLYAAKLIDGRNGKQAYVWFVVRDDASHSDLLFQSSVNTFNAYNYFGGYQGGFSLYRGNDGTYNTRAFKVSFDRPYADSIGSTDPNNPMGQEYGMAYWLERQSYDVSYTTNLDVSLNASLLQQHKGFLSVGHDEYWTMEERQGVQQARDAGIHLGFFTANAAYWRVRYEPSTSGTPNRVMVCYKEAWAQDPVAPTTRFRDYPNYLPENALLGVMYIGDYNGSGYPWVVSNASDPIFANTGVTNGSAFYGIVGWEWDAVVSNGQSPSGLVTLSASPVTATTLAPADPGDPNNPSNISTSTSQTANGVRYTAASGAKVFASGAIQWANGLSTGGLPFQQLNVNILSNMGVKPYTPTSGLIVP encoded by the coding sequence ATGTTTTTCCCGATTCTGACGGTGCCTTTTCTGGCACTGCAGCGCCTCCTGCGGCCCTTGATCTCGCTGGGTCTGGCTGCGGCTCTGTTGGCGGTCTATCTCGTGCCGCCCAGCTTTGCCCAGACGAGCGGCAACCAGAGCGTTTTTACCACCCAGACGCCCGCCAGCCCGAACGTCACCGACAGCACCAGCTACGAGCTGGGCATGAAGTTTGTCAGTGCGAAGGCCGGTCAGATCACCGCCATCCGCTACTGGAAGGCTTCGAGCGACACGACCACCACCCACACAGGTAAGATCTGGGCGGCGAACGGCACTACTCCCCTCGCTTCGGTCAACTTCACCGGTGAAACGGCCTCCGGTTGGCAACAACAGACGCTTGCCACACCGCTTGCCATCCAGGCGAACACGACCTACATCGTCTCGGTCAATACCAGCGGCTACTTTGCCTTTACCAAGAGTGGTCTGGCCACCGCAATTACGAACGGCGATGTGAGTTCTGTGGCCGACGGGGCAAATGGCCTCTACGGCCCGGCGGGTTCCCGGCCCACCAGTTCTTACTCCAGCAGCAACTACTTCCGCGACATCGTCTTCGTCGCCACCACTGGCGGCACCTCGGGCGCTTCGACAATTACCAAGACCGCAGGCGACAGCCAGACGGGCACGGTGGGCACGGCCTTGAGCACACCGCTCACCGCCCAGCTCAAGGACGGTTCCGGTAACCCGTTGGTAGGCACGAGCGTCAGCTTCGCCGTCACCGCAGGCGGAGGGTCGCTTTCGAGCACGACGGTGAGCACCAACAGTAGCGGCAACGCCAGCAGTGTGCTCACCCTCGGGACGACGGCGGGCAGCAACACGGTGACAGCGACTGCCGGTAGTATCGGCTCGGTTACTTTTAGCGCCACCGGCAATCCCGCCGCCGCGAACAAGCTCGCCCTCACCCCCGCCAGCACGACCACGACCGCCAACGCGGCGGTGAGCTACCAGGCGAAGGTCCAGGATCAGTACGGCAACACGGTGACAACTGCCACCGCCAGCGTTACTTTCTCAGCGAGCGGTGTGACGGGCAGCTTCAGCCCGAGTGCGACGGTGAATGCTTCCGCTGGAATCGCCAGCGTCACCTTTACTCCCAGCGGAGCCGGTACGGCTACCCTGAGCGCCTCGGCTACTGGCCTGACGGGTGCCTCGGCCACCCTGACAGTCAACAGTGCGCCCAGCGGCACCAACCAGAGCGTCTTTACCACGCAAACCCCCGCGAGCCCCAACGTCACCGACAACACCAGCTACGAACTGGGCATGAAGTTTGTCAGTGCGAAGGCCGGTCAGATCACCGCCATCCGCTACTGGAAGGCTTCGAGCGACACAACCACCACCCACACAGGCAAGATCTGGTCCGCCTCCGGGACGCTGCTCGCTTCGGTCAATTTTACCGGTGAAACGGCCTCCGGCTGGCAACAACAGACCCTCGCTACCCCCCTTTCGATCCAGGCGAGCACGACCTACGTCGTCTCGGTCAACACCAGCAACTACTTTGCGTTCACCAACGGCGCTCTGGCGAGTGCCGTGGTCAATGGCGACCTCAGTTCGGTGGCGGACGGAGCGAACGGCGTCTACGGCAGCGCTGGAAACTTCCCGACCAGCTCCTACCAGAACAGCAACTACTTCCGCGATATCGTCTTCGTCGCCGGTAGCTCCGGCGGTAGCTCGGGTTCCTCGACGATCGCCAAGACCGCAGGCGACAGCCAGACGGGCACAGTCGGCACGGCCTTGAGCACACCGCTCACCGTCCAACTCAAGGACGGTTCCGGTAACCCGTTGGTAGGCACGAGCGTCAGCTTCGCTATCACCGCAGGCGGAGGGTCGCTCTCGAGCACGACGATGAGCACCAACAGTAGCGGCAACGCCAGTTCGACCCTGACCCTGGGTACGACGGCGGGCAGCAACACGGTCACGGCCACAGCCAGTGGCATCGGCTCAGTGACCTTCAGCGCCACCGGCAATCCGGCTACTGCCAGCAAGCTTACCCTCAGCCCGACGAGCGCCACCAGCGGCCCGAACACTGGGGTGAGCTACCAGGCGAAGGTGCAGGACCAGTACGGCAACACGGTTACGACCGCCACCACCAGCGTTAGCTTCTCAGCCAGTGGGGTGACGGGCAGCTTCAGCCCGAGTGCGGCGGTGAACGCCTCCGCCGGAATTGCCAGCGTCACCTTCACCACCGGCAGCAGCAGCGGCAGCGGTACGATCACAGCCACCGCTTCGGGCCTCACCTCCGCCAGCGGCACGCTGACGGTGAGCACCGGCAACCCGATCTACCTCGAAAACCTCAAGCCGGGCACCACCAACTGGCAGATCCCGAGCGGCAGCAAGTCGGGGGGTGAAATCGCTGGTTTTGCCGGAGCGCTCAGCGTCAACAAGGGCGAGGCTCTGCCTCTGATGGTGAGCTTCGATGTCTACGGCAGCGGCGGCTCGCCCTCTCAGATTCTCGGCCAGTACACCGTCGAGGTCTACCGGCTCGGGTACTACGGCGGCACGGGTGGCCGACTGATGACCACCCTGGGACCGATCAACGGCTACCGCCAGGCCGACTGCCTGATCGGAGACCAGGCAACGCGATTGGTCGAGTGCAAGTGGCTGCAGAATGCCACGATCCAGACCGGCTCGGACTGGACGACGGGCCTGTACGCCGCCAAGCTCATCGACGGGCGCAACGGCAAGCAAGCCTACGTCTGGTTCGTCGTCCGCGACGATGCCAGCCACTCGGATTTGCTCTTCCAGAGCAGCGTCAATACCTTCAACGCCTATAACTACTTCGGCGGCTACCAGGGCGGCTTCAGCCTCTACCGGGGCAACGACGGCACCTACAACACCCGCGCCTTCAAGGTCTCCTTCGACCGGCCCTACGCCGATTCGATCGGCTCCACCGATCCGAACAACCCGATGGGCCAGGAGTACGGGATGGCGTACTGGCTGGAGCGCCAGAGCTACGACGTGTCGTACACGACCAACCTGGATGTCTCCTTGAACGCTTCGCTGTTGCAGCAGCACAAGGGCTTCCTGTCGGTCGGCCACGACGAGTACTGGACGATGGAGGAGCGCCAGGGGGTGCAGCAGGCCCGCGACGCCGGTATTCACCTGGGCTTTTTTACAGCGAACGCCGCCTACTGGCGCGTGCGCTACGAGCCCTCGACCAGCGGCACGCCCAACCGGGTGATGGTCTGCTACAAAGAAGCCTGGGCCCAGGATCCGGTGGCTCCCACCACCCGCTTCCGCGACTATCCCAACTACCTGCCCGAGAACGCCCTGCTTGGCGTCATGTACATCGGCGACTACAACGGCTCGGGCTACCCCTGGGTCGTGAGCAACGCCTCCGACCCCATCTTCGCCAATACCGGCGTCACCAACGGCAGCGCCTTCTACGGCATCGTCGGCTGGGAGTGGGACGCGGTGGTGAGTAACGGCCAGAGCCCGAGCGGTCTTGTCACCCTCTCCGCCTCGCCGGTGACGGCCACCACCCTCGCCCCCGCCGACCCCGGCGATCCGAATAACCCGAGCAACATCTCCACCAGCACCAGCCAGACCGCCAACGGCGTGCGCTACACCGCCGCGAGCGGGGCAAAGGTCTTTGCCTCCGGTGCTATCCAGTGGGCGAACGGATTATCGACCGGCGGCCTGCCCTTCCAGCAGCTCAACGTCAACATCCTCTCCAATATGGGCGTCAAGCCCTACACCCCCACCTCCGGCCTGATCGTGCCTTAG
- a CDS encoding glycosyltransferase family 39 protein: MLIKTLYTRRYAILTAAVFVFLAVLSWGKHWNLLVDVGRDLETTVRIADGQLLYRDIQSYYTPFAYYCNAWLVNLFGRHLAVFYLISLAIKATLALAVYRLATRLLKESYAAAICCGVLVTFAFTPGNVNQSSFSMQYAGAFLALALVALQAYLLRPRPWLLPLMGVLSALGALSKQEYGVAAAAAILAALLLHHLSAEQTPWPIRVRQLLTAWLLFAGPLAAVTFVPLWWFLKQVGWQVLVEESLYPRSRFHLFTSSEMMQVSPLKTLFVWGRSALYFLLSSAPVIAVLVLLRRLIRDPAVLAIAATAIAFPLSYLFARLSHVSDLLPFNYLHWSIVLFIGAAAFYRPIVKAIGKPAALVLFALSVAVVVLNLRWLFTFELYDNYAVLLFVLFGLALGLLAPHLPQKISPLLYLAVCTGAMLLARTWEFARYDAPVESPRGTVLTPARQTRYQPAGMSAAFNQAIAFLDSHLAPAERGRVLVLPDGTLLNYLSATHSPARELTFLPGTIAGPQEEEAFIERMKRQTRFIVLVDRTYDGWAQKRYSQINPLIYEWVTRQNRLVARFPANADLIRIYQTATPRD; the protein is encoded by the coding sequence ATGCTAATCAAAACCCTCTACACCCGGCGCTACGCGATCTTGACAGCGGCGGTGTTTGTCTTCTTAGCCGTGCTCAGCTGGGGCAAACACTGGAATCTGCTGGTCGATGTCGGGCGCGACTTGGAGACGACGGTGCGCATCGCCGATGGGCAGTTGCTTTACCGCGACATCCAGTCGTACTACACGCCCTTTGCTTACTACTGCAATGCCTGGTTGGTCAACCTCTTTGGCCGCCACCTGGCCGTCTTTTATCTGATTAGCCTGGCGATCAAGGCGACGCTCGCCCTGGCCGTCTACAGGCTTGCCACCCGCCTGCTCAAAGAATCCTATGCCGCTGCAATCTGCTGCGGGGTGCTCGTTACCTTCGCCTTTACTCCCGGCAACGTCAACCAGTCCAGCTTCTCGATGCAGTACGCCGGTGCCTTTCTGGCCCTGGCATTGGTAGCGCTGCAGGCGTATCTGCTGCGTCCGCGCCCGTGGCTGTTGCCGCTGATGGGCGTCCTCAGTGCTCTGGGTGCCCTCAGCAAGCAGGAGTACGGCGTCGCCGCCGCCGCAGCGATACTCGCTGCCCTGCTCCTGCACCACCTCAGCGCTGAGCAAACGCCCTGGCCCATTCGGGTGCGCCAGTTGCTCACAGCCTGGCTGCTCTTTGCTGGACCGCTGGCGGCAGTGACCTTCGTGCCGCTCTGGTGGTTCTTGAAGCAGGTGGGCTGGCAGGTGCTCGTCGAAGAAAGCCTCTACCCGCGCTCCCGGTTTCACCTGTTCACAAGTAGCGAGATGATGCAGGTCTCGCCGCTTAAAACGCTCTTCGTCTGGGGCCGCAGCGCGCTGTACTTTTTACTCAGCTCTGCGCCGGTCATCGCGGTGCTGGTGCTGCTGCGCCGCCTGATCCGCGACCCGGCGGTGCTCGCAATCGCTGCTACGGCCATCGCCTTTCCGCTTTCGTACCTGTTCGCGCGGCTATCACACGTAAGCGACCTGCTGCCTTTTAACTACCTGCACTGGTCGATCGTTCTATTTATCGGTGCAGCAGCGTTCTACCGCCCGATTGTAAAAGCGATTGGAAAACCGGCGGCGCTGGTGCTCTTTGCCCTGAGCGTCGCCGTCGTCGTCCTCAACCTGCGCTGGCTATTCACCTTCGAGCTGTACGACAACTACGCGGTGCTATTGTTTGTCCTCTTCGGACTCGCCCTCGGATTGCTCGCACCGCACCTGCCCCAGAAAATCAGCCCGCTTCTTTACCTGGCGGTCTGCACCGGCGCAATGCTCCTGGCGCGCACGTGGGAGTTCGCCCGCTACGACGCGCCCGTGGAATCGCCCCGTGGCACCGTGCTCACCCCGGCCCGCCAGACTCGCTACCAACCAGCGGGCATGAGCGCAGCCTTCAACCAGGCCATCGCCTTTTTGGACTCGCACCTCGCACCTGCCGAGCGGGGCCGCGTCCTGGTGCTGCCGGACGGTACGCTGCTCAACTACCTGAGCGCTACCCATTCTCCGGCTAGGGAATTGACCTTTCTGCCCGGCACGATCGCCGGGCCTCAAGAAGAAGAAGCTTTCATCGAGCGCATGAAGCGGCAGACCCGCTTCATCGTGCTGGTGGACCGCACCTACGATGGCTGGGCCCAGAAGCGCTACAGCCAAATTAATCCGCTCATCTACGAGTGGGTCACCCGCCAGAACCGGCTGGTTGCACGCTTTCCCGCCAACGCCGATCTCATCCGGATCTACCAGACCGCTACCCCCCGCGATTAG
- a CDS encoding nucleotide sugar dehydrogenase — MHSPTLQLDVKSSLLRKIQTRTARIAIVGLGYVGLPLAVQFAKSGFAVTGMDVDESKLARLNAGTSYIQDVESSDLRQFVAAERLTGTSDFSRLREADAIIVCVPTPLDRSKKPDISYIVAAAENIQASLRPGQIIVLESTTYPGTTDEVLLPMFEQMGLQIDRDFFLAFSPERVDPGNPTFRTGNIPKLVGGVSADSTEVATVLYRTVVGRVHSVSSARTAETAKLLENTFRSVNIALVNEMAQLCRHLGIDVWEVVEAAGTKPFGFMKFYPGPGIGGHCIPLDPYYLSWKARLHGYEPRFIELAEEVNSHMPDYVQSLVGEALNSQRKCVNGADILILGVAYKPDIDDYRESPALRLMQKLHRQGARLRYSDPHVPVLPFLVDTESYILQSQPLDAASIAAADLVVVVTDHRAFDWQLVADNAALVVDTRNALAAHRDCCPTFHL; from the coding sequence ATGCATTCGCCTACCCTTCAACTCGATGTCAAATCGTCCCTGCTGCGCAAGATCCAGACCCGCACCGCCCGCATCGCCATCGTCGGCCTGGGCTACGTCGGCCTGCCTCTGGCTGTCCAGTTCGCCAAAAGCGGCTTTGCCGTCACCGGCATGGATGTCGATGAGAGCAAGCTCGCCCGCCTGAACGCCGGTACGTCTTACATTCAGGATGTCGAGAGCAGCGACCTGCGCCAGTTCGTCGCAGCCGAGCGCCTCACAGGCACCTCGGATTTTAGCCGCCTGCGCGAGGCGGATGCGATCATCGTCTGCGTTCCCACCCCCCTCGATCGCTCCAAAAAACCCGACATTTCCTACATCGTCGCCGCCGCCGAAAATATCCAGGCGTCGCTGCGTCCCGGCCAGATCATCGTGCTGGAGAGCACCACCTATCCGGGTACGACCGACGAGGTGCTGCTGCCGATGTTCGAGCAGATGGGCCTCCAGATCGACCGCGACTTTTTCCTCGCCTTCTCGCCGGAGCGGGTCGATCCGGGCAACCCTACTTTTCGTACCGGGAATATCCCCAAGTTAGTTGGGGGCGTCAGCGCCGACAGCACCGAGGTGGCGACGGTTCTCTACCGCACCGTCGTGGGCCGGGTGCATTCAGTCTCTTCGGCGCGCACGGCTGAAACCGCCAAGCTGCTCGAAAACACCTTTAGAAGCGTGAATATCGCCCTGGTGAACGAGATGGCCCAGCTCTGCCGCCACCTGGGCATCGACGTCTGGGAGGTGGTGGAGGCGGCGGGCACCAAGCCCTTCGGCTTTATGAAGTTCTATCCGGGGCCGGGCATCGGCGGCCACTGCATCCCCCTCGACCCGTACTACCTCTCGTGGAAAGCCCGGCTGCACGGCTACGAGCCGCGCTTCATCGAGCTGGCCGAAGAGGTCAACTCCCACATGCCCGACTATGTGCAGAGCCTGGTGGGCGAGGCGCTCAACAGCCAGCGCAAGTGCGTCAACGGCGCTGACATCTTGATTTTGGGTGTCGCCTACAAGCCCGACATCGACGATTACCGCGAGTCGCCCGCCCTCAGGCTGATGCAGAAGTTGCACCGCCAGGGAGCCCGGCTGCGCTACAGCGATCCCCACGTGCCGGTGCTGCCGTTTTTGGTCGATACCGAGAGCTACATCCTCCAGAGCCAGCCCCTCGACGCCGCTTCGATCGCCGCTGCCGATCTCGTCGTGGTCGTCACCGACCACCGCGCCTTCGACTGGCAACTGGTCGCGGACAACGCGGCTCTGGTCGTCGATACGCGCAACGCCCTGGCCGCCCACCGCGACTGTTGCCCGACCTTCCACCTCTAG
- a CDS encoding small multidrug resistance protein, with the protein MSSATFILILAVVLNALGNVLIKVGMNQAGPLDLTQPLRTMAAIFLNPGVAFGIGFFVVALAGYSYTLARLNLSTAYPIMSSLSFMAVLLISVVFLQERVQLVQLAGCAVILLGVWLVASQMGPTPAPPVKTAASTLPEVR; encoded by the coding sequence ATGTCCTCTGCCACCTTCATCTTGATTCTCGCCGTCGTGCTCAACGCCCTCGGCAACGTGCTGATCAAAGTCGGTATGAACCAGGCTGGCCCGCTGGATCTGACGCAACCGCTGCGGACGATGGCGGCGATTTTTCTCAATCCCGGCGTCGCCTTTGGCATCGGCTTTTTTGTCGTCGCCCTGGCCGGTTACAGCTACACCCTGGCCCGGCTCAATTTGAGCACGGCCTATCCGATCATGAGCAGCCTCAGCTTTATGGCGGTGCTGCTCATCTCGGTGGTCTTCCTGCAGGAGCGGGTGCAGCTGGTGCAACTGGCAGGCTGTGCCGTGATCTTGCTGGGCGTCTGGCTGGTCGCCTCCCAGATGGGACCGACTCCCGCTCCCCCGGTCAAAACCGCCGCGAGCACGCTGCCGGAGGTGCGATGA
- a CDS encoding sugar transferase, translating into MNTSQLQSGRLSFAPPRPAPLSYRFLKRAFDFCAAAFGLLLLAPLLVLVALVICLDSPGPIFFRQQRLGRGGRPFRIWKFRTMVKGAEAQLARLENCNESEGGVLFKMKADPRVTRLGAFLRRTSLDELPQLINVLAGQMSLVGPRPLQLRDCERARERYPDVFAHRLSVLPGITGPWQVRGRSEVAFEPMLHLDLDYIAQRSFWLDLVILQQTLVVVLARRGAY; encoded by the coding sequence ATGAACACTTCCCAACTGCAGTCGGGGCGGCTCAGCTTTGCGCCGCCCCGGCCCGCTCCCCTCAGCTACCGGTTCTTGAAGCGGGCTTTCGACTTCTGCGCGGCGGCCTTTGGGCTGCTGCTGCTCGCCCCTCTGCTCGTCCTCGTCGCCCTTGTTATTTGCCTCGATTCGCCGGGACCGATTTTCTTTCGGCAACAGCGTCTCGGGCGGGGCGGGCGGCCCTTTCGGATCTGGAAGTTCCGGACGATGGTAAAGGGTGCCGAGGCCCAGCTGGCCCGGCTCGAAAACTGCAACGAGTCGGAGGGCGGCGTGCTCTTCAAGATGAAGGCCGACCCGCGCGTTACCCGACTGGGAGCGTTCTTGCGCCGCACCAGCCTCGATGAGTTGCCGCAGCTCATCAATGTGCTCGCAGGCCAGATGAGTCTGGTCGGTCCCCGCCCGCTGCAACTGCGCGACTGCGAACGGGCCCGCGAGCGCTACCCGGATGTCTTTGCCCATCGGCTCTCGGTGCTACCGGGCATCACTGGACCCTGGCAGGTGCGGGGCCGCAGCGAAGTCGCCTTCGAGCCCATGCTCCACCTCGACCTCGACTACATTGCCCAGCGCAGCTTCTGGCTCGATCTGGTCATCCTCCAGCAGACGCTCGTCGTCGTGCTCGCCCGCAGAGGGGCTTACTGA
- a CDS encoding MBOAT family O-acyltransferase yields the protein MLFNSYEFILLFLPVSVAVFYGLGSTGRPRAACLWLVIASLFFYGWWKPAYLLLLVFSIGFNYGVGLALGRMGGPATRRRVVLALGIAVNLGLLGYFKYANFFVANWNELVGSHWSLAAIVLPLAISFFTFNQIAYLVDAYRGIAREYDLVSYSLFISFFPHLIAGPIVHHKEMIPQFQERDGRFNAEDLAVGLTIFCIGLTKKVLLADGIAPYANQAFDIAAHGGSLHFADAWMGALAYTLQLYFDFSGYSDMAIGAARLFGIRFPNNFDSPYKATNIIDFWRRWHITLSNFLRDYLYIPLGGNRKGPLRRYVNLLATMLLGGLWHGAGWTFVIWGGLHGFYLVINHAWRTFRKALGHDLGRVSPLGTLAGRLATFLAVVVAWVFFRSENLPAALKMLALMAGTEGISLPNYLPTQLIALLLLCWFAPNTQQWIAAYRPVLEAVSSPARWQWRPTVGFGLLVGVLLFVWLKISFEAAPSQFLYFNF from the coding sequence ATGCTGTTCAATTCTTACGAATTTATCCTGCTGTTTTTGCCCGTGAGCGTGGCCGTGTTCTACGGCCTGGGGAGTACGGGCCGCCCCCGCGCTGCCTGCCTCTGGCTGGTAATCGCTTCGCTTTTTTTCTACGGCTGGTGGAAGCCCGCGTACCTGCTGTTGCTGGTCTTTTCGATCGGCTTCAACTACGGGGTGGGCCTCGCCCTGGGCCGGATGGGTGGACCGGCCACTCGCCGCCGGGTGGTGCTGGCGCTGGGGATTGCGGTGAACCTTGGCCTTCTGGGCTACTTCAAGTACGCCAACTTCTTCGTCGCCAACTGGAACGAACTGGTGGGCAGCCACTGGTCGCTTGCGGCGATCGTCCTGCCGCTCGCCATTTCGTTTTTTACCTTCAACCAGATCGCTTATCTGGTCGATGCCTACCGGGGCATCGCCCGCGAATACGATCTGGTGAGCTACAGCCTGTTCATCAGCTTCTTTCCGCACCTGATCGCGGGACCCATCGTCCATCACAAGGAGATGATTCCCCAGTTCCAGGAGCGCGACGGTCGCTTCAACGCCGAAGATCTGGCGGTGGGGCTTACCATCTTTTGCATCGGCCTCACCAAGAAAGTGCTGCTGGCGGACGGCATCGCCCCCTACGCCAACCAGGCGTTCGACATCGCCGCCCACGGCGGCAGCCTGCACTTTGCCGACGCCTGGATGGGAGCGCTCGCCTACACGCTGCAACTGTACTTTGACTTTTCCGGCTACTCGGACATGGCGATCGGCGCAGCGCGCCTCTTTGGCATTCGCTTTCCGAACAACTTCGATTCGCCCTACAAGGCGACGAACATCATCGACTTCTGGCGGCGCTGGCACATCACCCTCTCGAATTTTCTGCGCGACTACCTCTACATTCCTCTGGGCGGCAACCGCAAAGGACCGCTGCGCCGCTACGTCAACTTGCTTGCAACGATGCTGCTGGGCGGCCTCTGGCACGGTGCGGGCTGGACCTTCGTGATCTGGGGAGGATTGCATGGCTTCTATCTGGTTATCAACCACGCCTGGCGCACGTTCCGAAAGGCGCTGGGTCACGATCTGGGCCGTGTTTCTCCTCTGGGAACACTGGCGGGTCGCCTGGCGACCTTCCTGGCGGTGGTCGTCGCCTGGGTCTTTTTCCGCTCAGAGAATCTACCGGCGGCGCTCAAGATGCTGGCACTGATGGCGGGCACCGAAGGCATCTCGCTCCCGAATTATCTGCCGACGCAGTTGATTGCCCTGCTGCTCTTGTGCTGGTTCGCCCCCAATACCCAGCAGTGGATAGCCGCTTACCGGCCCGTCCTCGAAGCAGTCAGCTCCCCGGCCCGCTGGCAGTGGCGTCCCACCGTCGGTTTTGGCCTGCTGGTGGGTGTTCTGCTCTTTGTCTGGCTCAAGATCTCCTTCGAGGCCGCTCCCAGCCAGTTCCTCTACTTCAACTTCTAA